The Notoacmeibacter ruber DNA segment TCATTCGAAAGGCCGATGAGGAACAGGCTGCGGCCCGCGACCGGGAAATAGAGGAAAGCAATCGCCGCGAAGCCGAACATCAGCGTGATGCCGAGCGCCAGCGCGACCTGGAAACGGCCGTCTCCGAACTCGGGGGTGCGCTGGATAAACTCGCCAAGGGCGATCTGACCTACCGGATCGAGGAGCCTTTCGTCGACACGCTCGACCAGTTGCGCCTGTCCTTCAACGAATCGGCGCAGACGCTATCCGAAACCCTGCTGGAGATTCAGGGAAGCATTCAGACGGTCGACGCCAATTCCAGCGAAATGCGCTCCTCTCTGGAAGATCTGTCGCGGCGGACGGAACAGCAGGCCGCCTCGCTGGAAGAAACCTCGGCAGCCCTCGAAGAGATGACGGCGACCGTCGACAGCTCGTCGAAGCGCGCCAAGGATGCAACGGCCCGCGCCCATGAGGCCAGCCACGCCTGCGCGTCATCGACCGAGGTCGTGACCAAGGCGGTCAGCGCGATGGATCGCATCGAGGCAGCCTCCAACCAGATGGCCAGTATTATTGGCGTCATCGACGATATTGCGTTTCAGACTAACCTTCTGGCGCTCAATGCCGGCGTCGAGGCGGCCCGCGCCGGACAGGCCGGTCAGGGCTTTGCCGTCGTGGCGCAGGAAGTCCGCGAGCTGGCCCAGCGTTCCGCAGACGCGGCCCGCGAGATCAAGGGGTTGATTGCCAAGTCGACCAGTGAAGTCTCGTCCGGTGTCGGCCTCGTCAAGGAGACGGGCGAAGCGCTCGCCCGCATCGCCGAACAGGTCAACGATATCAACGATCACATCAGCGCGATCGCGACCGCAGCCAGCGAACAGGCCATCGGCATCGCCGAGATCCATAGCTCGGTCACGCAGATGGACGAGGTCACGCAGCGCAATACGGCGATGGTCGAGGAGACGACCGCCGTGACCCATGGCCTCGCCAATGATGCACGGGCGCTCTCCGGCCTCGTCCTGCGATTCCGCCTCGGCGGAGAGGCACCGGCGCCATCACGGGCTCCGCGCGCCGCGAAAAAAGTGGAGCTCGTCGCAAACGACGCGCCGCGCGCCCGACAGGGATCGGGCAAGTCGCCCGTCCAGGCCATGCTCTCCAAGGTACGGACGAGCTTCAGCGGCGGTTCCGCGGCCGCCGCCCAGGATGAATGGGCGGAGTTCTAAAGCTCTGAAGACGATGAGCGCCGTCCGAACCATCGGGCGGCGCTATTCAGGACAGCATGGACCGCGCCGTCAGGACACGCTGTCGTTCAGGCCGGAGACGCCATCCATCTCGGCGCAATGGGCGCAGCAATAGACGGTGTCACCCTTCTCCACACCATGGCCGATCACCCGCGCGTCGCATTGCGGGCAGGTCGGCGCGAGCGCCGTGATCGCGCACTCGAAGCTGTCGAAGGTGTGGGTCTGGCCGTCCATCGTCACCTGAAAGGCCCGGCTATAGTCATTTCCGCATTGTTCGCACTGCGCCATGGCTCGTCTCCTCATTCCGTTGGTTCAAGGAGCAATCCGGGCGGGAGGCGATGGTTCCGGGTTCATGCCCTTCCCCCGTTAACGATCGTCGCCTTCTGGCCAGGGCCTTGTCATCATCGATCGTTCAAGGTCGTTCCAGCCTCGGCATCCATCTCTGCTTCCGGCTCCGGCTCGTCGCCCAGATCATCGAACGGCAGCGGCTCGCCATAACAATCGCAGGTCGGAAACTCTCCCGGATAGCCGTCCTTGAAACCCTTCTCCCAGTCGAATTCCTCGCCCTCCCTCACCTCATGATACTCGTCGGGACAGGTCGGGCCAAAGCGCCAGGTATAAGAAGGAATACCGCTGCCGACCTGCA contains these protein-coding regions:
- a CDS encoding methyl-accepting chemotaxis protein, with amino-acid sequence MKLKTRIFLVVPLTVAGMLAVGGIFYFGDRVEDGYQKRQDVAQRIEATTKNIEISFQDARRAELDFLITRQEVDIADHAAAAELTEQRIDNLANIEGEDLPEELADQSALLMSGFQSYRQAFEQLVETQRRLGLDETSGLQGSLRQTVHNAEEKIDTLDEPSLLAKMLMMRRHEKDFIMRGEQKYVDRLDERVSEFKQFPAAMFGSAATRNEVLGLIDAYQADFHRFAEATIAKEAVRADMDAAYKAVAPTFERLKSLASEMLTRSTEAAEEASATVFSAVILVTALALALIGFITVMVARSIGRPLTSTVKALNALADGQTDTRIEGENRKDEIGEIARSFEAYKQLVIRKADEEQAAARDREIEESNRREAEHQRDAERQRDLETAVSELGGALDKLAKGDLTYRIEEPFVDTLDQLRLSFNESAQTLSETLLEIQGSIQTVDANSSEMRSSLEDLSRRTEQQAASLEETSAALEEMTATVDSSSKRAKDATARAHEASHACASSTEVVTKAVSAMDRIEAASNQMASIIGVIDDIAFQTNLLALNAGVEAARAGQAGQGFAVVAQEVRELAQRSADAAREIKGLIAKSTSEVSSGVGLVKETGEALARIAEQVNDINDHISAIATAASEQAIGIAEIHSSVTQMDEVTQRNTAMVEETTAVTHGLANDARALSGLVLRFRLGGEAPAPSRAPRAAKKVELVANDAPRARQGSGKSPVQAMLSKVRTSFSGGSAAAAQDEWAEF